The following are from one region of the Paenibacillus sp. JZ16 genome:
- a CDS encoding SDR family oxidoreductase, with amino-acid sequence MNKVDGLVVKRVAVVTGGNRGIGKEIARQLAAKGLQVIITSRDEGKGRLAVQELLAARLDVKLQVADVHEINDVARMMERIQSDYGRLDVLVNNAGVILDRGVSVLDVEESVVRQTLETNFFGAFRMTQAAIPLMKKHHYGRIVNISSGLGAFEIMQDGYGLKGSSSAYRISKTMLNALTCLVSQEVAGAGIKVNAVCPGRVQTDMGGADAPLTVAEGADTAVWLATMEDDGPSGEYFRERQRIAW; translated from the coding sequence ATGAACAAGGTTGACGGGCTGGTTGTGAAGCGAGTTGCTGTCGTGACGGGGGGCAACCGCGGAATTGGAAAAGAGATTGCAAGGCAGCTTGCTGCCAAAGGACTTCAGGTGATCATTACGTCCCGGGACGAAGGGAAGGGGAGGTTAGCTGTCCAGGAATTGCTTGCGGCCCGGCTCGATGTAAAGCTGCAGGTGGCGGATGTCCACGAAATCAACGATGTGGCACGGATGATGGAGCGAATACAATCAGACTACGGCCGTCTTGACGTGCTGGTGAACAATGCCGGGGTTATTTTGGACCGAGGGGTTTCTGTGCTGGATGTAGAGGAGTCGGTCGTGCGGCAAACGCTGGAGACGAATTTTTTTGGTGCTTTTCGTATGACGCAGGCGGCGATCCCTCTGATGAAGAAGCATCATTATGGGCGTATTGTAAACATCTCTTCCGGTCTTGGTGCTTTCGAAATCATGCAGGATGGTTACGGTTTAAAAGGGTCGTCCTCGGCTTACCGTATCTCCAAAACGATGCTGAATGCGTTAACCTGCCTCGTCTCGCAGGAGGTAGCCGGTGCCGGCATAAAGGTAAACGCGGTTTGCCCGGGCCGGGTTCAGACCGATATGGGCGGTGCGGATGCTCCGTTAACCGTTGCCGAAGGGGCTGATACGGCTGTTTGGCTGGCGACGATGGAGGATGATGGGCCTAGCGGGGAGTATTTCCGTGAGCGGCAGCGAATCGCTTGGTGA
- a CDS encoding MerR family transcriptional regulator yields MKKELLRVHISELSRKTGVSLRSLRYYEEKELLSPDRQNNGYREYRETDIERVRLIQMYFSLGLTVKEIMSFFQCAFDEQPRIECLPNAIEVGKRKLDDIQLQIELLKQAEIHLQKNIKAWEAILDKGDRRNEQG; encoded by the coding sequence ATGAAAAAGGAGCTGCTGCGTGTGCATATTAGTGAGTTGTCACGTAAAACGGGCGTAAGTTTGCGTTCCTTGCGTTATTACGAGGAGAAGGAACTATTGTCTCCGGACCGTCAGAATAATGGCTACCGTGAATATAGGGAGACGGATATCGAGCGGGTTCGGCTGATCCAGATGTATTTTAGCCTGGGATTGACGGTGAAGGAGATTATGAGTTTTTTCCAATGTGCATTTGATGAGCAGCCCAGAATCGAATGTCTTCCGAATGCGATTGAGGTAGGTAAGCGGAAGCTGGATGATATCCAGCTGCAGATCGAGCTGCTGAAGCAGGCGGAAATTCATTTGCAGAAGAACATTAAGGCATGGGAAGCTATTTTGGACAAGGGGGATCGGCGTAATGAACAAGGTTGA